From the genome of Amycolatopsis sp. NBC_01488, one region includes:
- a CDS encoding heme o synthase yields the protein MSLVNAAHGRSEDTSAVHPTGDRPHGDRRSIRRVVGAYAALAKPRVIELLLVTTIPAMFLAGRQIPSPWLVLATLVGGTMAAGSANALNCVIDADIDKVMNRTKRRPLVKDSVPRRGALIFGLVMGVASAVVLYFTVNLLSAILAVATILFYIFVYTLGLKRRTSQNVVWGGAAGCMPVVIGWAAVTGTVQWPAFVMFGVIFFWTPPHTWALGMKYRDDYERAGVPMLPVVATAQHVARQIVIYSWVMVAWTLLLLPVTSWLYGTFAILAGGWFLFYAHSLQAAVRRGEETKPMALFHRSNTYLMIVFVALAVDSAIGLPTLGLPF from the coding sequence ATGTCGTTGGTGAACGCTGCGCACGGACGCAGTGAAGACACCAGCGCCGTGCACCCGACCGGTGATCGACCGCACGGTGACCGGCGAAGCATCCGCCGGGTCGTCGGCGCCTACGCCGCACTGGCGAAGCCGCGGGTGATCGAGCTCCTCCTGGTCACCACCATCCCGGCGATGTTCCTCGCCGGCCGTCAGATCCCCTCGCCGTGGCTGGTCCTGGCCACCCTGGTCGGCGGGACGATGGCCGCGGGCAGCGCGAACGCGCTCAACTGCGTGATCGACGCGGACATCGACAAGGTGATGAACCGCACGAAGCGCCGTCCGCTGGTGAAGGACTCGGTGCCCCGGCGCGGTGCGCTGATCTTCGGCTTGGTGATGGGTGTCGCCTCGGCCGTCGTGCTCTATTTCACGGTGAACCTGCTGTCGGCGATCCTCGCGGTCGCGACGATCCTCTTCTACATCTTCGTCTACACGCTCGGCCTCAAGCGGCGCACGTCGCAGAACGTGGTCTGGGGCGGCGCGGCGGGCTGCATGCCGGTCGTCATCGGCTGGGCCGCGGTCACCGGCACCGTGCAGTGGCCGGCGTTCGTGATGTTCGGCGTCATCTTCTTCTGGACGCCGCCGCACACGTGGGCGCTGGGCATGAAGTACCGCGACGACTACGAGCGCGCCGGCGTCCCGATGCTCCCGGTCGTGGCCACCGCCCAGCACGTCGCCCGCCAGATCGTCATCTACTCGTGGGTGATGGTGGCGTGGACGCTCCTGCTGCTCCCGGTGACGTCCTGGCTGTACGGCACCTTCGCGATCCTCGCGGGCGGCTGGTTCCTCTTCTACGCCCACAGCCTGCAGGCGGCGGTCCGGCGCGGGGAAGAGACCAAGCCGATGGCGCTGTTCCACCGGTCCAACACGTACCTGATGATCGTGTTCGTGGCGCTGGCGGTCGACTCGGCCATCGGCCTGCCCACCCTCGGTCTCCCGTTCTGA
- the tkt gene encoding transketolase encodes MSDTAPTSENNPLLRRNVPADWTDTDTRAVDTVRVLAADAVENCGSGHPGTAMSLAPLAYTLFQRTLRHDPNDQHWPGRDRFVLSAGHSSLTLYIQLFLAGYGLELEDLKQLRKWGSRTPGHPEYRHTDGVETTTGPLGQGLANAVGMAMAARRERGLLDPDAAPGESIFDHHIFVIASDGDIEEGVTSEASSIAGRQELGNLIVFYDDNKISIEDDTNIALSEDTVKRYEAYGWHTQVVEGGEDVVAIEEAIKNAKAETQRPSFIAVRTIIGYPAPKKMGTGKAHGAALGAEEVAAVKKILGFDPDQSFVVEDEVLKHTRQALDRGKAAHAEWQEKYEAWGQANPERKKIGDRMATRTLPEGFADNLPKWEPDAKGIATRKASGEVLNALAEPLPELWGGSADLAESNNTTMKGADSFGPEKAATDMWQATPYGRTLHFGVREHAMGSILNGIALHGGTRPYGATFLIFSDYMRPPVRLAALMKAPVTYVWTHDSIGLGEDGPTHQPIEQLSALRAIPGLNVVRPADANETAYAWKAVLEDIHHPSGLALTRQNVPVLEGTSAEGVAKGGYVLADSDGTPDVILMATGSEVQLAVEAKKTLEADGVKARVVSMPCVEWFDAQDAAYRESVIPAGVKARVSVEAGIAQSWHRFTGDAGVNVSIEHFGASADAATLFREFGFTAEAVVEAARRSIQNTKNS; translated from the coding sequence GTGTCCGATACTGCCCCTACCAGCGAGAACAACCCACTCCTCCGGCGTAACGTCCCCGCCGACTGGACCGACACCGACACCCGCGCCGTGGACACCGTCCGGGTGCTCGCCGCGGACGCGGTCGAGAACTGTGGCAGCGGCCACCCCGGCACCGCGATGAGCCTGGCGCCGCTGGCCTACACGCTGTTCCAGCGCACGCTGCGGCACGACCCGAACGACCAGCACTGGCCGGGCCGCGACCGGTTCGTGCTGTCGGCCGGGCACAGCAGCCTGACCCTCTACATCCAGCTGTTCCTCGCCGGCTACGGCCTCGAGCTCGAGGACCTCAAGCAGCTGCGCAAGTGGGGCTCCAGGACCCCGGGTCACCCGGAGTACCGGCACACCGACGGCGTCGAGACCACCACCGGCCCGCTCGGGCAGGGCCTGGCGAACGCCGTGGGCATGGCGATGGCCGCCCGCCGCGAGCGCGGCCTGCTCGACCCGGACGCGGCGCCCGGCGAGAGCATCTTCGACCACCACATCTTCGTGATCGCCTCCGACGGCGACATCGAAGAGGGCGTCACCTCCGAGGCCTCGTCGATCGCGGGCCGCCAGGAGCTGGGGAACCTGATCGTCTTCTACGACGACAACAAGATCTCGATCGAGGACGACACGAACATCGCGCTGTCCGAGGACACCGTGAAGCGCTACGAGGCCTACGGGTGGCACACCCAGGTCGTCGAGGGCGGCGAGGACGTCGTCGCGATCGAGGAGGCCATCAAGAACGCCAAGGCCGAGACGCAGCGGCCGTCGTTCATCGCGGTGCGGACGATCATCGGTTACCCGGCGCCGAAGAAGATGGGCACCGGCAAGGCGCACGGCGCCGCGCTGGGCGCCGAAGAGGTCGCCGCGGTCAAGAAGATCCTGGGCTTCGACCCGGACCAGTCCTTCGTGGTCGAGGACGAGGTGCTCAAGCACACGCGCCAGGCGCTCGACCGCGGCAAGGCCGCGCACGCCGAGTGGCAGGAGAAGTACGAGGCCTGGGGCCAGGCCAACCCGGAGCGCAAGAAGATCGGCGACCGGATGGCCACCCGCACACTGCCGGAGGGCTTCGCCGACAACCTGCCGAAGTGGGAGCCGGACGCCAAGGGCATCGCGACCCGCAAGGCCTCCGGTGAGGTGCTCAACGCCCTCGCCGAGCCGCTGCCGGAGCTGTGGGGCGGCTCGGCCGACCTGGCCGAGAGCAACAACACGACGATGAAGGGCGCCGACTCGTTCGGGCCCGAGAAGGCCGCCACGGACATGTGGCAGGCCACGCCCTACGGCCGGACGCTGCACTTCGGCGTCCGCGAGCACGCCATGGGCTCGATCCTCAACGGGATCGCGCTGCACGGCGGCACCCGGCCGTACGGCGCGACGTTCCTCATCTTCTCCGACTACATGCGCCCGCCGGTCCGGCTGGCCGCGCTGATGAAGGCGCCGGTCACCTACGTGTGGACGCACGACTCGATCGGCCTCGGCGAGGACGGGCCGACGCACCAGCCGATCGAGCAGCTCTCCGCGCTGCGCGCGATCCCGGGCCTCAACGTCGTCCGCCCGGCGGACGCCAACGAGACCGCGTACGCGTGGAAGGCCGTGCTGGAGGACATCCACCACCCGTCCGGCCTGGCGCTGACCCGCCAGAACGTGCCGGTGCTCGAGGGCACCAGCGCCGAGGGCGTCGCCAAGGGCGGGTACGTCCTGGCGGACTCGGACGGCACCCCGGACGTGATCCTGATGGCCACCGGCTCCGAGGTCCAGCTCGCCGTCGAGGCCAAGAAGACCCTCGAGGCCGACGGCGTCAAGGCGCGCGTCGTGTCCATGCCGTGCGTCGAGTGGTTCGACGCGCAGGACGCGGCCTACCGCGAGTCCGTCATCCCGGCCGGCGTGAAGGCCCGCGTGTCCGTCGAGGCGGGCATCGCCCAGTCGTGGCACCGCTTCACCGGTGACGCCGGGGTGAACGTTTCGATCGAGCACTTCGGCGCCTCCGCCGATGCCGCCACACTGTTCCGTGAGTTCGGGTTCACCGCGGAAGCAGTCGTCGAGGCCGCGCGCCGCTCGATCCAGAACACCAAGAATTCCTGA
- the tal gene encoding transaldolase, with amino-acid sequence MSTDKLAQLSEAGVSIWLDDLSRERLNTGNLAGLIRDKHVVGVTTNPTIFANAMSKGDAYDERTRELAAQGADVEATIRDLTTTDVRNAADLFRDVYTATNGVDGRVSIEVDPRLAKDSDKTVVEAQDLWKTVDRPNVLIKIPATEEGLPAITKTLAEGISVNVTLIFSVERYKKVIEAFFAGFEQAKANGHDLRGIHSVASFFVSRVDTEIDKRLDAIGTDEAKALRGKAAVANARLAYAAFEELFATDRWKALAADGANAQRPLWASTGVKNPDYSPTLYVDQLVVKDTVNTMPEKTMDEVAEHAEITGDQVTGRGAEAQEVFDKLEAVGIDIRDVFLTLENEGVEKFEKSWTELLDTVNGQLEKAKG; translated from the coding sequence ATGAGCACAGACAAGCTCGCGCAGCTGTCCGAAGCCGGTGTTTCGATCTGGCTCGACGACCTTTCGCGTGAACGCCTGAACACCGGCAACCTCGCGGGCCTGATCCGCGACAAGCACGTCGTCGGCGTGACGACCAACCCGACGATCTTCGCCAACGCGATGTCCAAGGGTGACGCGTACGACGAGCGCACCCGGGAGCTCGCGGCCCAGGGCGCCGATGTCGAGGCGACCATCCGAGACCTGACGACGACCGACGTGCGCAACGCCGCGGACCTGTTCCGCGACGTCTACACCGCCACGAACGGCGTCGACGGCCGCGTCTCGATCGAGGTCGACCCGCGCCTGGCCAAGGACTCCGACAAGACGGTGGTCGAAGCGCAGGACCTGTGGAAGACCGTGGACCGGCCGAACGTGCTGATCAAGATCCCGGCCACCGAAGAGGGCCTGCCGGCGATCACGAAGACCCTGGCCGAGGGCATCAGCGTGAACGTCACGCTGATCTTCTCCGTCGAGCGCTACAAGAAGGTCATCGAGGCCTTCTTCGCCGGGTTCGAGCAGGCGAAGGCCAACGGCCACGACCTGCGCGGGATCCACTCGGTTGCGTCGTTCTTCGTGTCCCGTGTGGACACCGAGATCGACAAGCGGCTCGACGCGATCGGCACCGACGAAGCCAAGGCCCTGCGCGGCAAGGCGGCCGTCGCCAACGCCCGGCTCGCCTACGCGGCCTTCGAGGAGCTCTTCGCGACCGACCGCTGGAAGGCCCTCGCGGCCGACGGCGCGAACGCGCAGCGCCCGCTGTGGGCCTCGACCGGTGTGAAGAACCCGGACTACTCCCCCACGCTCTACGTCGACCAGCTCGTGGTGAAGGACACCGTCAACACGATGCCGGAGAAGACCATGGACGAGGTCGCCGAGCACGCCGAGATCACCGGGGACCAGGTGACCGGCCGCGGCGCCGAGGCGCAGGAGGTCTTCGACAAGCTCGAAGCCGTCGGCATCGACATCCGCGACGTGTTCCTCACGCTGGAGAACGAGGGCGTCGAGAAGTTCGAGAAGTCGTGGACCGAACTTCTGGACACCGTGAACGGGCAGCTCGAGAAGGCGAAGGGCTGA